In Rhizoctonia solani chromosome 6, complete sequence, the sequence TCTTCCCCCACAGTACcacgagtttgctaaagtctttggtgaagaagagttcaaggtcctcccgccacatagggagtatgacatatCTATTGACCTCGTTTCGGACGCCAAACTGTCTCCAGGACCAatatacggcatgactgacgcggaatccaaggcactgaaGCAACACATAGACgaagaattggcaacaggaaAAATCCGTCCTAGTACCTCTTCTGCCGGCgcccccgtcatgtttgtcaagaaggcGGACGGATCTCTTAGATTGGTagttgattacaggaagttgaacGAGGTCACCCATAAGAATGTATATCCTTTACCAAGACAggacgacctcatggccaaactcaggcatgccaagatcttcactAAATTGGATTTACGCTGGGGCTACAATAACGTCAggatcaaagaaggagatgagtggaagacagCGTTCAGGACCAAATACGGGTTATTCAAATATCTGGTAATGCCgtttggccttaccaatgcccccgctgccttccagcatttcatgaatgacctattcagggatctcattgacgtcacagtggttatatacttggatgatatcttGATCTTTTCGGAAAAACCTGAGGAACACCCatcccatgtcagggaagtactATCCCGGTTACTAAAGAAtcagctattctgtaaactatcgaagtgccacttccatgtcactacagtagattaccttggcattgttatctCCCCAGCCGGTttttccatggaccagaagaagattgaagcCGTCACCACATGGCCCACACCtaaaacagtcaagcaggtccaggccttcttgGGTTTTGTCAATTATCTCCGCCGGTTCATTCCTAATTTTAGCTCCATTGCGCGCCCTCTAcataacctcaccaaaaaggagaccccttggtcatggggtaacctagaGGAAACGGCCTTCCAGGAACTGAAAACCCTTGTCACCCGGGCACCCGTCCtaatccactccaaccctaacctcccctactacctagaaacggATGCATCAGgcgtagccatgggagctatCTTaagtcaacaaggagaggataaccgccttcacccagttgcatatatgtccaagtccttctccggagcagaagccaactatgacacccacgataaggaacttttggcaatcatcaaggcactggaggaatggcggatattcttggaagcaacggaaaaaccaatccaggtctttACAGATCacagaaacctggaatactggatgcatgCTAGGACCTTCAACAGGAGACACGCGCGCTGGCGGattttcctgagcaatttccaTTTCGAGATACACTACCGCCCAGGGAagcaatcaggaaaaccggACGCACTGTCAAGAAGATCAGACTATGTTGACCAACCtccagaaccagaagtcatgctaccagcagaagtctttgccaatacgtcagaagaggagctggaaattgtcacggaaataCGCTCCAAGCTAAGGGAAGACCCATCCCTTGAgcctatcatccagttcctaacTGAAGACGCGGATAATGCTCCTCCCTCCATTCGGAAAGCTTACAGAGATTAcaactgggaggaagatctaCTTTGGTATCAAGGGAAACTtgtggtcccagactcagaggCCCTGAAGGAACGATTACTCAGGGAATTTCATGACTCCCCACTAGCGGGCCATCCGGGTCAACAGAGAACCCTTGAACTCCTAAGtcgtaactactggtggccagggatgaaatcaacagccaaggaatgggtagaatgttgtcctatctgccaagccaaccgacgCGCCCATGCTcctgtcattgcccttaaacccctagaagtccccccttatccgttccacaccatctcttaTGACTTCATTACAGGGTTCCCCAAGTCCCAAGGTCACGACGCTATACTGGTGGTAATagactccttttccaaatttggccacttcatccccacttccaagaaggtcacagctAGGGGTCTGGCAGATCTATTCATTAcccacgtctggaaactccatgggctaCCTGTCAAAACAGTCTCGGATAGAGGAACTAccttcacagggaaattcctaagggcactttACCAGCGACTCGGAGTAAAACCAGCATTCTCCTTGGCTTATCACCCAGAGTCAGATGGGCAAACGGAAAgagtcaaccagttcatcgaGTTTTACCTACGCTCCTACGTAGCAGCCAATCATTCCGATTGGGCAGCTTGGCTACcattggcagaatatgcgtacaataatgccaaacacgCAGCAACGGGAAAAACACCCTTTGAACTGGTCTACGGACAAAACCCAGTGATGAACCCTTCCAATGTCCcagccaacgtaccagaggcAGACAATGTAGCAGACACACTAGcccgggaatggaaggaagctgAGTCAGCCCTCAGACTAagcaaagaacggatgacCAGGAACCAAGGAACAATACCGGAGTACTCGATAggagaaaaagtctggctggatggaaagaacgtagaactcaggaccaattcaaacaagttggaccccaaacgtcttggtcccttcaagatccttgagaaaatctccagccacgcctaccgcctagaactcccagaAACTCtaaaaatccatgacgtcttCAATGTTGGGTTGCTATCAAAGAGCCACGAGTCACCTAGTCAACCATTTCCGGaacaacctccccctgaaacaatagaaggggaggaggagTATGAAGTTGAGCAGATCATCGACTCAAAGCGTCAACAgggaaagtggttctacctgataaagtggaaaggttacggtccagaagataactcctgggaacccaaggaactcctagagcatagtcaagaggagatccaacgcttcaacaagtcgcaactgaaaaaggcttgtgactccgccaagagcctttaaggggggggcaatgttataacctccttaactataccatcagaatcgcccgaattttctattatttttagtattttttacagacttcatatcttatgttttttgatcacgtgatctcggcgcttattatgccgagatgccgcgccgagatgccgtgccaagggcgcttaggagaaatccacgcttctgcgcagcctgcagcacgcttctcatttgtcctctgtacttctttctctcacgcgcacagaccatgtagatagtgtgctttgtctatatatacagcaggaaaatcacttggagaccccaagttgattttacctcgtctcagattcattgaggaggatatccagccagctaagtagccggccccttaACCTTCAGAAGTTACTCCCTTAtcttcactcaccacacctcccaggcctaaggcccccccacagtagtatagaagtagcaggccgccttaagcggtattagtatagcctagtttagtagattagtcagcagtGTCTTGTACTAGTTACGGCCCTAAGCGCCCATTCCCACTAGTgtgtgaccaccttacagtggctcACGACATTACCCCTTTATTttgacctatcacacctccaggcctctggcccctttgcctcaacagtagttagttagttgttgccttaagcaactagTTATACAGTAGTTTAGCCTATTAGGATAGATTAGTCAGCTTTACCTTGTAGTAGATACAGCCCCAAGCACCCACctctagcaagtacccaccttacagtggtgtacaacacaccACTAGCACGTGACCAACcatacagttgggtcacaacacaGAACAAGAGGATCAACCAAGTAGTCATTGTCATAATCAGGGGTGTCATCTTCCCCTTTgaacttggagtctttgccagtAAGACAAGTATTGATGACCAAGAGTGCAAATTCCCAATCATCAAAAAATTGATAGTGCACTGTAGTCTGATTTGCTGGGGAAGTGAGAAAATCATAAGATAAATTCCAGCCCTTGAATTCAGCCCAATGCCATGCATCAAGAATTGTTgtactccactgtaaggtggggtacacgctggtgggacaggcgcttgtggctgtactactacagacactgctaatctaactaactatctaggctgTACTACTGACTGCTGATCTGCTTAAGGTGGCTACTATCTAACTATTTATGCAAcaaaggggccagaggcctggaggtgtggtaggtcaaggTAGGGGGTAAGTGTGCAttactactggggggccagctacttagtgGGCTGGATGATCCttctcaatgaatatgagacaaggtaaaatcaacttggggtctccaagcaatttccctgctgtatatatagacaagagggtaaatacatgtggtctgtgcgtgtgtgaaaaagaagactacatgGGAAATAAGAAgaatgctgcaggctgcacagaagtgtggatttctcctaagcgcccttggcacagcatcttggcgcagcatcttggcataacaagcaccaagatcacatgattgaaaaacataagacaaagagttcggaaaaaatagtaaaaatattagaaaaataTGGCAactccaatggtatatgtaaagagggtgtaacaagAATGACCTGCAGGTGGTCTTGCAACCATTTCCATGAGTCTGTGATCTAACCAATGCTGGCATTGCAAAGAGTTGCAGGAGTGGAGTCCATGACAATGTTCTTGGGTTTCACCCCTTGGCAAAGCTGTTTCTTGGTAGTTTCTGCCAACCATTCAATGCACAACAACTTAATTTGGTGCTTGAGTGGCCAATTGACACCCATGTTGCATGGTTGGGCAACAGATGTACCTATCAATTTCCAATAGAATTAGATGGATTGGGTGTGAAGAAAACAATAACTTACATCCTCCAGGAACATAAAGTAAGATCAGCCAAGGAAAGCTACTCTGGAGCCACTTCTGGAAGGGTTCCTCCTGATGCACAGCCCAACAATCAAGGAGTAAAATTGCCTTCTGCAGATGCAATTGCTTGAGATGGTGCCACTCATGTTCAATGAATGGCACAAGAGCTTTGAGAACCCACTGAGTTGTCAAACACCTGTTTGAGCATGCTTCTGTGGCATTGGAGATGTAATAAACTCACAATCATCATAGCATCAAGTGTACTCCAATGCTTATTCCCTCCAGGTGTGAATACAAACTTGTATGCTTCACAAAGCAAGTCTGCCTGCACTGATGGGAGTGAGACAGCAGTTTGACCcttgtagatagcttggTAGGGTAATATCTGCCCAGCAGCAGTAACAGCAGCCATTAGCATAAATTGTTGCTTctcttctttgccaactCCTGAAACCTGAGAGGATCCCTGGAGCTCCCAAGTCTTGGTTCCAGTACCCAGGTAAGAAACCCCAGTTTGATTGGTGTTAATGATCAGTTTGGGAGGGATGTTGTACTGGAGGACGTTCCAAGCCAAATGGTGAGCAAGGTCAAGGCAGTGATCTTCCTATTTGTTGGGAAGCTTGGCCTTATCTTGAGTTGTTGATTGCCATGTCCAATTCAGCTCATTGCACATCAATCTTTGGACAAAAGAGTCAGAGCATTTAAACTGGgggtgtcat encodes:
- a CDS encoding Retrotransposable element Tf2 protein, producing the protein MEPEPTISALLEAITALTATVGSLQDQIRSQGQQLSELKAICKETADLLGDKDQGGATQTQAQPGPSTGPITPPSHTGGQADTPRTARPGLRDPFRPTRGTTGYDSEEEQPRRIKEEPCGALRDLRTLTPFSLGLDTKRPKMELPDPFKGEIRGRKAVQWLDRMLLWGALHRDQFEEDKQLIVWILYHMEDKAADWALPIIGNILKGETNAPTTIPALSTKFKEAFADPDAKRAAARKIAALSQTTTTSEYVTEFRNLMAELDWNEEAYIAQFTRGLHWKVKELLSTKDSVPDELKAIFAASIKIDNIRRENKENRPKKAPAKSPATVATTSTTTQRVRLSEDPNYVTPEERDCRRTSGLCVKCGQKGHGIKQCPNGWKATFKEVAKPPTQKKDIVDTCVEFVSVGLDSNKKPLLFINLHVQNSQAEPIKTLIDSGATSNFISPSLVEKLKIPKTQLENPRVVRMLDGTISQTGRIWHQVHLTVSANGHTHSIPFLVCPIGNTPAILGMTWLTAEAPLIDWQQGLVTFPEQIQIASEEEADSNPLADLPPQYHEFAKVFGEEEFKVLPPHREYDISIDLVSDAKLSPGPIYGMTDAESKALKQHIDEELATGKIRPSTSSAGAPVMFVKKADGSLRLVVDYRKLNEVTHKNVYPLPRQDDLMAKLRHAKIFTKLDLRWGYNNVRIKEGDEWKTAFRTKYGLFKYLVMPFGLTNAPAAFQHFMNDLFRDLIDVTVVIYLDDILIFSEKPEEHPSHVREVLSRLLKNQLFCKLSKCHFHVTTVDYLGIVISPAGFSMDQKKIEAVTTWPTPKTVKQVQAFLGFVNYLRRFIPNFSSIARPLHNLTKKETPWSWGNLEETAFQELKTLVTRAPVLIHSNPNLPYYLETDASGVAMGAILSQQGEDNRLHPVAYMSKSFSGAEANYDTHDKELLAIIKALEEWRIFLEATEKPIQVFTDHRNLEYWMHARTFNRRHARWRIFLSNFHFEIHYRPGKQSGKPDALSRRSDYVDQPPEPEVMLPAEVFANTSEEELEIVTEIRSKLREDPSLEPIIQFLTEDADNAPPSIRKAYRDYNWEEDLLWYQGKLVVPDSEALKERLLREFHDSPLAGHPGQQRTLELLSRNYWWPGMKSTAKEWVECCPICQANRRAHAPVIALKPLEVPPYPFHTISYDFITGFPKSQGHDAILVVIDSFSKFGHFIPTSKKVTARGLADLFITHVWKLHGLPVKTVSDRGTTFTGKFLRALYQRLGVKPAFSLAYHPESDGQTERVNQFIEFYLRSYVAANHSDWAAWLPLAEYAYNNAKHAATGKTPFELVYGQNPVMNPSNVPANVPEADNVADTLAREWKEAESALRLSKERMTRNQGTIPEYSIGEKVWLDGKNVELRTNSNKLDPKRLGPFKILEKISSHAYRLELPETLKIHDVFNVGLLSKSHESPSQPFPEQPPPETIEGEEEYEVEQIIDSKRQQGKWFYLIKWKGYGPEDNSWEPKELLEHSQEEIQRFNKSQLKKACDSAKSL